GGCTTTGGTAGGTGTTGGTGTCAATGACGATTCCGATGCATGGAAGACGATGGTGCGGAAAATATCTGAATTACGGATTCTACGCGATGAAAAGTCCGTTTCAGACGTCAATGCACCGGTGCTGTTGGTTAGTCAATTTACGTTGTTGGGGCGAACGGCTAAGGGAAGACGCCCATCGTGGTCAGATGCAGCAAAAGCCGATATTGCACAACCGGTTATTGCGAAGATTGCTTCGGGTCTACGTGCTAACGGAATTGAGGTAGCAGAGGGAATCTTTGGCGCTAATATGCAAGTCACCAGTGTCAATGACGGCCCGGTTACCGTACTGGTTGAATGCTAAGATACCCCCATGTGTGGGAGGGAGCGAATACGAAGATTGCCTGCAAAAAATCCGTTTTTTTAAACATTGTTCATCGGTTTGGAACTTTTTGAACATCTGTTCCGTTGGTTAGATAGAAACGTCGCTATCAAAGGAGGCACTTTATGCCTAGCTCAACTACTAAAAAGAATGAAGCCTTGGATGCTGCCCCGTTGGAAGTCGGAGCAGATGATGTAGTCGAGGTTGATGTAGATGTCACTTTTGAAGAGGAAGAAATCGATAAAGGCTCGCGTCGGGGGCACAATAATGACAATCCGTCGGCTGACCTTGTTCGGGTTTATTTAAACGGTATAGGCAAGACAGCCTTATTGTCGGCTGAAGATGAAGTTCGGCTCGCCCAGTCCATTGAGGTTGGACTGTACGCCGAATATCTTCTACATGATTCTGATCAGCAATTGACCCGTGCTATGAAGCGAGACTTGAAAATTCTTGTCAAGGAGGGCCGCAAAGCCCGGTCGCACTTGCTTGAGGCTAACCTGCGGCTAGTAGTTTCGTTAGCTAAACGTTACACTGGCCGGGGCATGCCGTTGCTGGACTTGATTCAGGAAGGCAATTTGGGGCTTATTCGCGCAATGGAAAAATTTGATTATTCCAAAGGCTTTAAGTTCTCCACGTACGCAACATGGTGGATCAGGCAAGCTATTACTCGAGGGATGGCGGATCAGTCTCGCACAATTCGCCTACCAGTACACCTAGTTGAACAGGTGAATAAGCTCTCCCGGATAAAGCGAGAAATGTACCAGCAGCTCGGTCGTGAAGCCACCAATGAAGAGTTGGCGGAAGAATCCGGCATTGATGAATCGAAAATCGAAGTTTTGTTACGGCAATCTCGAGATCCGGTTAGCCTAGACATGCCTGTGGGCGCAGATGAGGAAGCGCCTCTGGGCGATTTCATTGAGGACTCCGAGGCTGCTGATGCCGAATCCGCAGTTGTAGCTTCGTTGCGTCACTCGGATATTCGGGAAGTTATCGGTACGTTAGAAGACCGTGAACAGGACGTCATCCGCATGC
The nucleotide sequence above comes from Corynebacterium mustelae. Encoded proteins:
- the dtd gene encoding D-aminoacyl-tRNA deacylase; protein product: MRAVLTRVSKAQVTVDGEVVGAISCPETGGILALVGVGVNDDSDAWKTMVRKISELRILRDEKSVSDVNAPVLLVSQFTLLGRTAKGRRPSWSDAAKADIAQPVIAKIASGLRANGIEVAEGIFGANMQVTSVNDGPVTVLVEC
- a CDS encoding sigma-70 family RNA polymerase sigma factor, with amino-acid sequence MPSSTTKKNEALDAAPLEVGADDVVEVDVDVTFEEEEIDKGSRRGHNNDNPSADLVRVYLNGIGKTALLSAEDEVRLAQSIEVGLYAEYLLHDSDQQLTRAMKRDLKILVKEGRKARSHLLEANLRLVVSLAKRYTGRGMPLLDLIQEGNLGLIRAMEKFDYSKGFKFSTYATWWIRQAITRGMADQSRTIRLPVHLVEQVNKLSRIKREMYQQLGREATNEELAEESGIDESKIEVLLRQSRDPVSLDMPVGADEEAPLGDFIEDSEAADAESAVVASLRHSDIREVIGTLEDREQDVIRMRYGLDDGVPRTLDQIGRQFGLSRERVRQIEREVMRKLRDGSRAEKLREYAI